A single genomic interval of Cytophagia bacterium CHB2 harbors:
- a CDS encoding Ni/Fe hydrogenase subunit gamma, which translates to MTPDPMLPASFRVQRVQQNTYDTFTLELSPANGAGEFAFAAGQFNMLYVFGVGEVPISICGDPGKPEKLVHTTRAVGTVTKAMRKLKRGSVLGVRGPFGTHWPVQEALGNDVVIVAGGIGLAPLRPALYAVLRQREKYGKVVLLYGTRSPEDILYRRELENWRARLDLDVYVTVDRAAGAWRGNVGVVTTLVPKAPFDPANTVAMVCGPEIMMRFTVLELQKRGIRADNIFLSMERNMKCAIGLCGHCQFGHTFICKDGPVFRYDQLRELLAKREI; encoded by the coding sequence ATGACACCTGATCCCATGTTACCGGCATCGTTTCGTGTGCAGCGTGTGCAGCAGAATACGTATGACACGTTTACACTCGAACTCAGCCCGGCAAACGGCGCCGGTGAGTTTGCTTTTGCCGCCGGCCAATTCAACATGCTCTACGTTTTTGGCGTCGGCGAAGTGCCAATTTCCATTTGCGGAGATCCCGGCAAGCCGGAAAAGCTGGTGCATACCACGCGCGCCGTCGGCACTGTGACCAAAGCCATGCGCAAATTGAAACGCGGCAGCGTCCTGGGCGTGCGCGGGCCGTTTGGCACGCACTGGCCGGTGCAAGAAGCCCTGGGCAATGATGTGGTGATTGTGGCGGGCGGCATTGGGCTGGCGCCCTTGCGGCCGGCGTTGTATGCCGTGCTCAGGCAGCGTGAAAAATACGGCAAAGTGGTTTTGCTCTACGGCACCCGCAGTCCGGAAGATATTTTATATCGGCGTGAATTGGAGAACTGGCGTGCACGTCTCGATCTCGATGTTTATGTCACCGTCGATCGCGCAGCCGGCGCGTGGCGCGGCAATGTCGGCGTCGTCACCACCCTTGTTCCCAAAGCGCCCTTCGATCCCGCCAATACCGTTGCCATGGTGTGCGGCCCGGAGATTATGATGCGCTTCACCGTGCTCGAGCTGCAAAAACGCGGCATCCGCGCGGATAATATTTTTCTTTCCATGGAGCGCAACATGAAATGCGCCATTGGATTGTGCGGACATTGCCAGTTTGGGCACACGTTTATTTGCAAAGATGGGCCGGTGTTCCGGTACGATCAGCTCCGGGAACTGCTGGCCAAGCGGGAAATTTGA
- a CDS encoding cyclic nucleotide-binding domain-containing protein → METLEPILAEHPFVKGLAPHYIQLIVGCASNVRFEAGQFLFHEDEEANTFYIIRHGKVAVDIFAAERGPITIQTIGDGEVLGWSWLIPPYQWHFDARAVELTRAIALDAKCLRTKCEEDHHLGYELLKRFSHIIEQRLEATRLQLLDIYGANHSQSSR, encoded by the coding sequence ATGGAAACACTCGAACCGATTTTAGCCGAACATCCGTTCGTGAAGGGGCTCGCGCCTCACTACATTCAGCTTATCGTTGGCTGCGCTTCCAACGTGCGCTTTGAAGCCGGACAATTTTTGTTTCATGAAGACGAAGAAGCCAACACGTTTTACATCATCCGGCATGGCAAAGTCGCGGTGGATATTTTTGCGGCTGAGCGCGGCCCTATTACCATTCAAACGATTGGCGACGGCGAAGTGCTGGGCTGGTCCTGGCTCATTCCGCCTTACCAGTGGCATTTCGATGCGCGTGCGGTGGAGCTGACGCGGGCCATCGCGCTTGACGCCAAATGCCTGCGCACCAAATGCGAGGAAGATCATCATCTGGGATATGAGCTTTTAAAGCGATTCTCGCACATTATCGAGCAACGGCTGGAAGCCACACGTTTGCAATTGCTGGATATTTACGGCGCGAATCATTCGCAGTCATCGCGATGA
- a CDS encoding sulfite reductase subunit A — protein sequence MKIIERNALDALFEALQRRGFQEIIGPRVRDGAIVYDSLRSSRDLPQGVTDEQKKGAYRLQKRADPALFGYVVGPHSWKRFLHPPTLRLWQAQRTSEGFNIAPESDEVPLRAFLGVRACELHALAIQDKIFMGGSYVDPAYRTRREKIFIIAVNCGQAGGNCFCASMNTGPRATGGFDLALTEVVEGKRHYFIVETGSERGAGIVQEIPHQEASAEDLAKIDEVVARAAQQMKPKLNTEGIKELLYRNTDNPRWEEVAGRCLSCANCTMVCPTCFCATVEDVTDLTGEHAERWRKWDSCFTMDFSYIHGGSVRPSVKARYRQWLTHKLASWIDQFGVSGCVGCGRCITWCPVGIDLTEEVQAMRENESSNKAGKPR from the coding sequence ATGAAAATCATTGAACGAAACGCCCTGGATGCTCTGTTCGAGGCTCTGCAGCGCCGCGGCTTTCAAGAAATTATTGGGCCACGCGTGCGCGACGGCGCGATTGTCTACGATTCGTTGCGCTCGAGCCGGGATTTGCCGCAGGGTGTAACGGATGAGCAGAAGAAAGGCGCTTACCGCTTGCAGAAACGCGCGGATCCAGCATTGTTTGGTTACGTCGTCGGCCCGCACTCGTGGAAACGATTCCTGCACCCGCCCACGTTGCGGCTCTGGCAGGCGCAACGCACCAGCGAGGGCTTCAACATTGCGCCGGAATCGGACGAGGTTCCGCTGCGCGCCTTTCTCGGCGTGCGCGCCTGCGAGTTGCACGCGCTCGCCATTCAAGACAAAATCTTTATGGGCGGCAGTTATGTTGATCCGGCCTATCGCACGCGCCGCGAAAAGATTTTCATCATCGCGGTCAATTGCGGGCAGGCGGGTGGAAATTGTTTTTGTGCGTCGATGAACACCGGGCCGCGAGCAACGGGTGGCTTCGATCTCGCGCTCACCGAAGTGGTGGAAGGCAAACGGCATTATTTCATCGTCGAAACCGGTTCGGAGCGCGGCGCCGGGATCGTTCAGGAAATTCCGCATCAAGAGGCGAGCGCGGAAGATCTCGCGAAGATCGATGAAGTTGTCGCGCGCGCCGCGCAGCAAATGAAGCCCAAGTTGAATACGGAGGGCATTAAAGAATTGCTGTACCGCAATACCGACAATCCGCGCTGGGAAGAAGTGGCCGGACGCTGCTTGAGCTGCGCCAACTGCACGATGGTTTGCCCAACCTGTTTTTGCGCCACGGTTGAGGATGTGACGGACTTGACTGGTGAACATGCGGAGCGCTGGCGCAAGTGGGATTCCTGTTTCACTATGGATTTTTCCTACATTCACGGCGGCAGTGTGCGCCCTTCGGTCAAAGCGCGTTATCGCCAATGGCTAACCCACAAGCTCGCCTCCTGGATTGATCAATTCGGCGTCTCCGGCTGCGTCGGGTGCGGTCGCTGCATCACCTGGTGCCCGGTGGGAATCGATCTCACCGAAGAAGTGCAAGCCATGCGAGAAAATGAATCGTCCAACAAAGCCGGTAAACCGAGATGA
- a CDS encoding c-type cytochrome, protein MRFLKVVIVSSWALMLWLGAGCKSGDDHLPSPGYLAEQVALGEQIFLREDCSACHSIAHGGEEFQGGELSALMLAMDTLYVKKHLQTLEDSTLMPPIALTPQEISAVTQYIASLHGKANTPVNLKNLDDICPVCGAPLSTTVARKTNLWAQYGDKTFYFECPDCRTAFLRDPKRFSKSGYLKTK, encoded by the coding sequence ATGCGATTTTTAAAAGTTGTAATCGTGTCGAGTTGGGCGCTAATGCTGTGGCTCGGCGCCGGCTGCAAATCAGGAGACGATCATCTGCCCTCACCGGGCTATCTGGCGGAACAAGTCGCCCTGGGCGAACAAATTTTTCTTAGAGAAGATTGCAGCGCATGTCATAGCATTGCGCATGGCGGAGAAGAGTTCCAAGGCGGCGAGCTTTCCGCATTGATGCTGGCAATGGATACGCTTTATGTAAAGAAACATTTGCAAACGCTGGAAGATTCGACCCTGATGCCGCCGATTGCGCTGACGCCGCAAGAGATTAGCGCCGTGACCCAGTATATTGCTTCGCTGCACGGCAAGGCCAACACCCCGGTGAATCTCAAGAATCTGGATGACATTTGTCCGGTGTGCGGCGCGCCGTTGAGTACGACAGTTGCGCGGAAAACCAATTTGTGGGCGCAATACGGGGACAAGACTTTTTATTTTGAATGCCCGGATTGCAGAACCGCTTTTTTACGCGACCCGAAGCGATTCTCCAAAAGCGGCTATTTGAAGACGAAGTAA
- a CDS encoding response regulator, whose translation MHKRLFCFGRIKGMLFEIVMEGTSSGGHDVSVINEQRILIVDDDREFRRSLTKIFEKAGFQVNAASTGNQAGALLGKNVYDLIILDWKLPGKSGLDCLREIKRKCPRSKVIVVTVNSDAASYELAMAAGAFDYLCKPVKRQTIFASARRAMKYSQQELNANIRRQEMLAIKRILFPTDFSRCADQALNHALYLARQYRADLHILHVMVPLEYDANNPSHQFPDMEAVQTRLNDMASARMNAALSARAVSDLRISQAQLQGISIAPTILEYADDHSIDLIVMGTHGRRGLKHLFLGSVTEEVVRLAPCPVLTIRERKEPVAVEAIKSILVPIDFSEHSRDALIYAKQFAAAYGAHMHLLHVIETNAVPPFYVGLNVTGFDSVADIKARTETALQQLLAETAGPNVASTLHILEGYPAHDIVHFAEKHDMDYIVIATHGLTGFKHLLLGSVAEKVVRRAPCPVFTVKAFGKSLIE comes from the coding sequence ATGCACAAACGGCTTTTTTGTTTTGGGAGGATTAAGGGTATGCTTTTTGAAATCGTTATGGAAGGAACCAGTTCAGGAGGTCACGACGTGTCCGTCATCAATGAGCAGCGCATTTTGATCGTGGACGATGATCGCGAATTTCGGCGCTCGTTAACCAAAATTTTTGAAAAAGCCGGGTTTCAGGTGAATGCGGCTTCCACGGGCAATCAAGCCGGCGCGCTGCTCGGCAAGAATGTGTATGACCTGATCATTTTGGATTGGAAATTGCCCGGGAAATCCGGCCTCGATTGTCTGCGTGAAATTAAGCGAAAATGCCCGCGTTCAAAAGTGATCGTTGTCACCGTGAACAGCGACGCCGCCAGTTACGAACTGGCCATGGCCGCCGGCGCGTTTGACTATCTTTGCAAACCCGTCAAGCGCCAGACGATTTTTGCGTCAGCGCGGCGCGCGATGAAATATTCCCAGCAAGAGTTGAATGCCAACATAAGGAGACAAGAGATGTTAGCCATAAAAAGAATTTTATTCCCCACGGACTTTTCGCGCTGCGCCGATCAGGCGCTCAATCACGCGTTGTATTTGGCGCGGCAGTATCGCGCCGATCTGCATATTCTGCATGTGATGGTGCCGCTGGAATACGACGCCAACAATCCTTCGCACCAGTTTCCGGATATGGAAGCCGTGCAAACGCGGCTGAACGACATGGCTTCCGCGCGCATGAACGCGGCGCTGAGCGCGCGCGCGGTTTCCGATTTGCGCATCTCACAAGCGCAATTGCAGGGCATCTCCATCGCCCCGACGATTTTGGAGTATGCCGATGATCACAGCATTGATTTGATCGTCATGGGCACGCACGGCCGCCGCGGCTTGAAGCATCTTTTTTTGGGCAGCGTCACCGAAGAAGTGGTGCGGCTGGCGCCCTGCCCGGTACTCACTATCCGCGAGCGTAAGGAGCCTGTGGCGGTGGAAGCGATCAAATCGATCTTGGTGCCGATCGATTTTTCCGAGCATTCCCGCGATGCGCTCATTTATGCTAAACAGTTTGCCGCCGCGTATGGCGCGCATATGCACTTGCTGCACGTGATCGAAACCAATGCCGTGCCGCCGTTCTATGTCGGCTTGAATGTCACCGGCTTCGACTCCGTGGCCGACATCAAAGCGCGCACGGAGACCGCGCTGCAGCAGCTTTTGGCGGAAACGGCCGGCCCCAATGTCGCCTCCACGTTGCATATTCTGGAAGGCTATCCCGCGCATGACATCGTTCATTTTGCGGAAAAACATGACATGGATTATATCGTTATTGCAACACATGGGTTAACCGGTTTTAAACATCTCTTGCTCGGCAGCGTGGCGGAAAAGGTCGTTCGGCGTGCGCCTTGCCCGGTGTTTACCGTGAAGGCGTTTGGCAAATCTCTGATCGAATGA
- a CDS encoding sigma-54-dependent Fis family transcriptional regulator — MLIVDDEESVRESLEKVLKKAGYLTRTASSGEEAMQLMSQAAADLVLTDLRMPEGDGITLLKNLKKKHPDCEVILLTGYGTIETAVEAVKEGAYDFITKPPKKAVILSTVERAIERQNLAQENKYLKAQLGKAEFFEEIIGKSPAFTNVLEMVERVAPLVSTVLITGESGTGKELIARAIHRRSLRAKSRFIPVNSAAIPENLIESELFGHVKGAFTGAMRDKQGLFKVADGGTLFLDEISSVPMNLQAKLLRAIEQKEILPVGSTRPEIIDVRIIAATNKDLVEQVSQGHFREDLYYRLNVVGINIPPLRERMEDIPELVEHFIKIYNTQLNKQIHGADEVVLEAFRSYEWKGNVRELENVVERAMIMCDSNVLQLAHVPPIFSSKTAAEEIEGGLKGSVRKFERDAILKALQTAGQDKSKAAGILGMSLSTLYRKMTELAIPSKE; from the coding sequence ATTCTCATCGTAGATGATGAAGAAAGTGTGCGCGAATCACTGGAAAAAGTTTTGAAAAAGGCGGGTTATCTGACCCGGACCGCAAGTTCCGGAGAGGAGGCCATGCAACTCATGTCACAAGCCGCTGCGGATTTGGTCTTGACAGATTTGCGCATGCCGGAAGGCGACGGCATCACGTTGCTCAAAAACCTCAAGAAGAAACACCCGGATTGTGAAGTGATTTTGTTGACGGGCTACGGCACCATCGAAACTGCGGTGGAGGCCGTTAAAGAAGGCGCCTATGATTTCATCACCAAGCCCCCGAAAAAGGCGGTGATACTCAGCACAGTGGAACGCGCCATCGAACGGCAAAATTTGGCGCAGGAAAACAAATACCTGAAGGCGCAATTGGGCAAGGCCGAGTTTTTTGAGGAAATCATCGGCAAAAGCCCGGCGTTCACCAATGTGCTGGAGATGGTCGAGCGCGTCGCGCCGCTGGTGTCCACCGTTCTGATCACGGGCGAGAGCGGCACCGGCAAAGAGCTGATTGCGCGTGCGATTCATCGCCGGAGTTTGCGCGCCAAGAGCAGATTCATTCCGGTCAACAGCGCCGCCATTCCGGAGAATTTGATTGAAAGCGAGTTGTTCGGGCACGTTAAAGGCGCGTTTACCGGCGCGATGCGTGATAAGCAAGGTTTGTTCAAAGTGGCTGACGGCGGCACGCTTTTCCTCGACGAAATTTCAAGCGTGCCGATGAATTTGCAGGCCAAGCTGTTGCGCGCGATCGAGCAGAAAGAAATCCTGCCGGTGGGCAGCACGCGGCCCGAGATCATTGACGTGCGCATCATTGCTGCGACCAACAAAGACCTGGTCGAGCAAGTGTCACAGGGCCATTTTCGCGAGGATTTATATTATCGCCTCAACGTCGTCGGCATCAATATCCCACCGTTGCGCGAGCGCATGGAGGATATTCCCGAGCTGGTCGAGCATTTTATCAAAATTTATAACACACAGTTGAACAAACAAATTCATGGCGCGGATGAAGTGGTGTTGGAGGCTTTCAGAAGTTACGAATGGAAGGGCAATGTGCGGGAATTGGAAAATGTCGTGGAGCGCGCCATGATCATGTGCGACAGCAATGTGCTGCAGCTTGCGCATGTCCCGCCGATTTTCTCGAGCAAAACTGCTGCGGAGGAAATCGAAGGCGGCTTGAAAGGCTCGGTGCGGAAGTTCGAACGCGACGCCATTTTGAAAGCCTTGCAGACGGCCGGCCAGGATAAAAGCAAAGCTGCCGGCATACTCGGCATGAGCCTGTCGACACTTTACCGCAAAATGACAGAGCTGGCCATTCCGAGCAAGGAGTGA
- a CDS encoding PAS domain S-box protein — translation MAALSKKALLEQRLNLFHSAFLYSTDAILLTDLQGNIIEANQAFSNLFGWTHEEAVGQNTRILRSAKTTNEQYKRMWEGVNSKGRWVGEIINKHKDGHEIPVLLSITPIYRDGAKIGYMGVEIDLTEKKKIEARLLQEKEFSESVIETANCLIVSLNLEGKLTLFNKKCEEVTGYAKHEVIGKNWFDMFLPEEARVEVNDVFSAIVEGRLPSRFENHILTKRGDERLIAWSNTVIRDEARNISGALAIGIDITDQKRLEKQVLQTERLATIGKMAAKVAHEIRNPLSSISLNAEMLEDEISAYDQVNTDEARALLRAIIAEIDRMTALTEEYLQFSRLPESLLVPGNLPRMIEETLEFLRHELRQKRIEMECQLPEVLGEIRFDRVQMRRALLNLIRNAVEAMPKGGKLRLWVEKRNEEAVIHIEDTGIGIPSEVIGKIFEPFFTTKEVGTGLGLAIVEQIIHDHGGQVICHSKVGHGTTFSIILPLDETK, via the coding sequence ATGGCTGCTTTGTCAAAAAAAGCTTTACTGGAACAGCGTTTAAATCTTTTTCATAGCGCCTTTTTATATTCGACCGATGCCATTCTCTTGACGGATTTGCAGGGCAATATCATTGAAGCGAATCAAGCGTTTTCCAATCTTTTTGGGTGGACGCACGAGGAGGCGGTCGGCCAAAACACGCGGATTTTGCGTTCCGCCAAAACCACAAATGAACAGTACAAGCGCATGTGGGAAGGCGTCAACAGCAAAGGCCGTTGGGTCGGCGAGATTATCAACAAGCACAAGGACGGCCATGAAATTCCGGTATTGCTCTCGATTACGCCGATTTATCGCGACGGCGCGAAAATCGGCTACATGGGCGTTGAAATCGACCTGACGGAAAAGAAGAAAATCGAGGCCCGGCTTCTTCAGGAAAAAGAGTTTTCCGAATCCGTCATTGAAACGGCAAATTGTTTGATCGTGAGTTTGAACCTCGAGGGCAAGCTGACGCTGTTCAACAAGAAATGCGAAGAAGTGACCGGCTATGCCAAGCATGAGGTGATCGGCAAAAACTGGTTTGACATGTTTCTGCCGGAAGAAGCGCGCGTGGAAGTCAACGATGTGTTCAGCGCCATTGTCGAGGGGCGATTGCCCTCGCGCTTTGAGAATCATATTTTGACGAAACGCGGCGACGAACGCTTGATCGCGTGGTCGAACACGGTGATTCGCGATGAGGCCCGTAATATCTCCGGCGCGCTGGCCATCGGCATTGATATCACCGATCAAAAGCGGCTGGAGAAGCAGGTTCTGCAAACGGAGCGCCTGGCGACCATCGGCAAAATGGCGGCAAAAGTCGCGCACGAAATCCGGAATCCGCTGTCCTCGATCAGTTTGAATGCGGAGATGCTGGAGGATGAGATCAGCGCTTATGATCAAGTGAATACTGATGAAGCGCGGGCTTTGCTGCGCGCCATCATCGCGGAAATCGACCGCATGACGGCTTTGACGGAGGAGTATTTGCAGTTTTCGCGGCTGCCGGAATCTCTGCTTGTGCCGGGCAATCTGCCGCGTATGATCGAAGAAACGCTCGAATTCTTGCGTCATGAGTTGCGGCAAAAACGCATTGAAATGGAGTGCCAGCTTCCAGAGGTGTTGGGGGAAATTCGATTTGACCGCGTGCAAATGCGGCGCGCCCTGTTGAATTTGATCCGGAATGCGGTCGAGGCCATGCCCAAGGGCGGAAAGCTGCGCTTGTGGGTGGAGAAACGAAACGAAGAGGCTGTTATTCATATTGAAGATACCGGCATCGGCATTCCGTCTGAAGTGATCGGCAAAATATTCGAGCCTTTTTTTACGACAAAGGAAGTCGGCACCGGGTTGGGATTGGCGATCGTAGAGCAGATTATCCACGATCACGGCGGGCAGGTTATATGCCATAGCAAAGTTGGACACGGAACGACGTTCTCGATCATTCTTCCATTGGACGAAACTAAGTGA